Proteins encoded by one window of Chondromyces crocatus:
- a CDS encoding roadblock/LC7 domain-containing protein, with the protein MVNPQMVMYEEEFNQIQSVVDRLVKDANAKVVFIVDKNGQLIAASGDVDNLDTTSLASLTAGNIAATGGMAKLLKENEFATQFHEGEKANIHIQLVGNRVILVVIFDSKSSLGLVRLRVRKASEELNHIFEALLKKVQEPGADSPFAEITDEDIDNLFND; encoded by the coding sequence ATGGTCAACCCTCAGATGGTGATGTACGAGGAGGAGTTCAATCAGATCCAGAGCGTGGTGGATCGCCTCGTCAAGGACGCCAACGCAAAGGTCGTGTTCATCGTCGACAAAAACGGGCAATTGATTGCCGCGAGCGGCGATGTCGACAACCTTGACACAACGTCCCTTGCGTCGCTGACAGCGGGCAACATCGCGGCGACCGGCGGCATGGCGAAGCTCCTCAAGGAGAACGAGTTCGCCACCCAGTTCCACGAAGGTGAGAAGGCCAACATCCACATTCAGCTGGTTGGTAACCGCGTCATCCTCGTGGTGATCTTCGACTCCAAGTCGAGTCTCGGTCTCGTCCGGCTCCGCGTGCGAAAGGCAAGCGAAGAACTCAACCACATTTTTGAGGCACTGCTCAAAAAGGTTCAGGAGCCCGGCGCGGACTCACCGTTCGCCGAGATCACCGACGAGGACATCGACAACCTGTTCAACGACTAG
- a CDS encoding GTP-binding protein — protein MSFINYMAREINCKIVYYGPGLCGKTTNLQYIYERTNPEAKGKMISLATETDRTLFFDFLPLALGEIRGFKTRFHLYTVPGQVFYDASRKLILKGVDGVVFVADSQVARVEANQESVENLRTNLAEQGYSLDKIPYVIQYNKRDLPEIGTVPELRQLLNPLGVPDFEGVARTGVGVFDTLKAVAKLVLTELKKGGP, from the coding sequence ATGAGCTTCATCAACTACATGGCGCGCGAGATCAACTGCAAGATCGTCTACTACGGCCCTGGCCTGTGCGGGAAGACGACGAACCTGCAGTACATCTACGAGCGCACCAATCCGGAAGCGAAGGGCAAGATGATCTCCCTCGCGACGGAGACCGACCGGACTCTGTTCTTCGATTTCTTGCCGCTCGCCCTCGGTGAGATTCGCGGCTTCAAGACGCGGTTTCACCTGTACACCGTTCCCGGACAGGTGTTCTACGACGCGAGCCGGAAGCTGATCCTCAAGGGAGTCGATGGGGTCGTGTTCGTGGCCGATTCTCAGGTTGCACGCGTCGAAGCGAACCAGGAGTCGGTGGAGAACCTGCGGACCAATCTGGCGGAGCAGGGATACTCGCTGGACAAGATTCCCTACGTCATCCAGTACAACAAACGCGATCTGCCGGAGATCGGGACGGTTCCGGAGCTGCGCCAGCTGCTCAATCCTCTGGGCGTCCCTGACTTCGAGGGAGTCGCACGCACCGGCGTGGGCGTCTTCGACACCCTCAAGGCGGTAGCGAAGCTGGTCCTGACCGAGCTGAAGAAGGGCGGCCCCTGA
- the tssM gene encoding type VI secretion system membrane subunit TssM — protein MWWILLALLILIAWALWFTLELHLAIPIALTVVVALAAVALIVYRRFRASRAASAMERAIVQQGAQQALNARPERRAEIQELQRQVQSGIAALKNSKLGKGKKSGTAALYSLPWYAIIGPPGAGKTTALKHSGLVFPYADPRNGGGVRGVGGTRNCDWWFTNEGILLDTAGRYTTEADDHDEWIAFLQMLKKFRGRRPLNGILIAISITDVIDANEQQIESMGKKLRARIDEVMTQLHMILPVYVLFTKCDLIAGFTEFFGDLRKSDRAQAWGSTVKMGADKTDPGRIFEEEFDVLTRHLHGRAVKRLVMERSRDAREKIFQFPLEFSGVRRNLSELISTMFMVNAFQGTPLFRGFYFTSGTQEGRPLDRVLQRMGHAMGIRTQETATQQAIEAKSYFLHDMFMNVVFPDADIAARSASELRRQKIMRFAVSGAAAALGVILAVPGITSFIRNREFLRDSEVRARAVSEIQWGEPRQLSEKLTTLRPLLDRLLEVDTYRQDGPPIGMGWTMYEGDTIYRPTVAVYVKSLQEGFVIPCKQLLEARLQLTKGDHYLRERTDLKTYLMLGDIENLDVDYASGKYAALWAEVLRPISNLPEADLRKQLGPHVKYYFELLKEKKVTPIPGDAKLIEKTRATLQAVPVRKRYYDLFVNSLIDEKYDETGDNSRSNRKFPPHTLGDMFADRPDVLKYVSSQLYTKEKRWKEVDGPYTEKGHFAVLENIAEGAGLLEREQWVVPLGREEQPDSIPKHLDALASDYDQLYIQQWNEWMTDLTVRSPANLKEAKALFTELAKPDYPYLRILRQLEDHTQWKRDQGALANKAVTDRMNQGINQALASKTRGLRFNIDVKKIRGRLSGVPGEFKRTVEFGVPNSSSGATPITDTALAKYVRILESVRDDIQKLEDQNPNADARFIAEKLVDAIRQAEALLQPFDEKARTMLRPLLINPLLIAAARLPPLNAISRVQMK, from the coding sequence TGGGCACTCTGGTTCACACTGGAGCTGCACCTCGCAATTCCCATTGCGCTCACGGTCGTCGTCGCACTCGCGGCGGTCGCGCTCATCGTCTACAGGCGCTTCCGTGCAAGCCGTGCGGCGTCTGCGATGGAGCGCGCCATCGTGCAGCAAGGGGCGCAGCAGGCGCTGAACGCGCGCCCTGAACGACGCGCAGAGATTCAAGAGCTGCAGCGCCAGGTGCAGAGCGGCATCGCCGCGCTGAAGAACTCCAAGCTCGGCAAGGGAAAGAAGAGCGGAACCGCCGCGCTCTACTCGCTCCCCTGGTACGCCATCATCGGCCCGCCGGGGGCTGGCAAGACCACCGCGCTCAAGCACTCCGGCCTCGTCTTCCCCTATGCGGATCCGCGCAATGGCGGTGGCGTCCGTGGCGTCGGCGGTACCCGAAACTGCGACTGGTGGTTCACGAACGAGGGGATCCTCCTCGACACCGCAGGCCGTTACACCACGGAGGCCGACGACCATGACGAGTGGATCGCCTTCCTCCAGATGCTGAAGAAGTTCCGCGGAAGACGCCCGCTGAACGGCATCCTGATCGCCATCAGCATCACCGACGTCATCGACGCGAACGAGCAGCAGATCGAGTCGATGGGCAAGAAGCTGCGCGCCCGCATCGACGAGGTCATGACGCAGCTGCACATGATCCTCCCGGTCTACGTGCTCTTCACGAAGTGCGACCTCATCGCCGGGTTCACCGAGTTTTTCGGCGATCTACGCAAGAGCGATCGCGCACAGGCCTGGGGATCCACGGTGAAGATGGGCGCCGACAAGACCGATCCGGGGCGCATCTTCGAAGAAGAGTTCGACGTGCTCACGCGGCACCTGCACGGCCGCGCGGTGAAGCGCCTCGTCATGGAACGCAGCCGCGATGCTCGTGAGAAGATCTTCCAGTTCCCTCTGGAGTTCTCTGGCGTCCGTCGCAATCTGTCCGAGTTGATCTCGACCATGTTCATGGTCAACGCATTCCAGGGGACCCCGCTCTTCCGCGGCTTCTACTTCACGAGCGGGACCCAGGAGGGTCGGCCTCTCGACCGTGTCCTCCAGCGCATGGGTCACGCCATGGGCATCCGCACGCAGGAGACGGCCACGCAGCAGGCCATCGAAGCGAAGAGCTACTTCCTTCACGACATGTTCATGAACGTGGTCTTCCCCGACGCCGACATCGCGGCCCGCAGCGCCAGCGAGCTCCGGCGGCAGAAGATCATGCGCTTTGCGGTGAGCGGTGCGGCCGCGGCGCTCGGCGTGATCCTCGCTGTCCCCGGCATCACCTCGTTCATCCGCAACCGCGAATTCCTCAGGGACTCCGAAGTTCGGGCGCGCGCCGTGTCCGAGATCCAGTGGGGCGAGCCTCGCCAGCTCTCGGAGAAGCTCACCACGCTCCGACCACTCCTCGACCGCCTCCTCGAGGTGGACACGTACCGACAAGACGGCCCGCCCATCGGCATGGGCTGGACGATGTACGAAGGCGACACGATCTACCGGCCGACCGTCGCGGTCTACGTGAAGAGCCTCCAGGAAGGCTTCGTCATCCCCTGCAAGCAGCTCCTCGAAGCGCGGCTGCAGCTGACCAAGGGGGACCATTACCTGCGAGAGCGGACGGACCTGAAGACGTACCTGATGCTCGGTGACATCGAGAACCTCGACGTCGACTACGCCTCTGGGAAGTACGCCGCGCTCTGGGCGGAGGTCTTGCGCCCCATCTCCAATCTCCCGGAGGCCGACCTCCGGAAGCAGCTCGGTCCCCACGTCAAATACTACTTCGAGCTGCTCAAAGAGAAGAAGGTCACCCCCATCCCTGGTGACGCAAAGCTCATCGAGAAGACGCGCGCCACGCTCCAGGCCGTACCCGTGCGCAAGCGCTACTACGACCTGTTCGTGAACTCGCTGATCGACGAGAAGTACGACGAGACCGGCGACAACAGCCGCTCGAACCGGAAGTTCCCCCCGCACACCCTCGGCGACATGTTCGCCGACCGCCCCGACGTCCTGAAGTACGTGAGCAGCCAGCTCTATACGAAGGAGAAGCGCTGGAAGGAGGTCGACGGGCCGTACACGGAGAAGGGACACTTCGCCGTCCTCGAGAACATCGCCGAGGGCGCAGGTTTGCTCGAGCGTGAGCAGTGGGTGGTGCCGCTCGGTCGAGAGGAGCAGCCCGACAGCATCCCGAAGCACCTGGACGCCCTCGCGAGCGATTACGACCAGCTCTACATCCAGCAGTGGAACGAGTGGATGACCGATCTCACGGTCCGCTCTCCAGCGAACTTGAAAGAGGCCAAGGCGCTGTTCACCGAGCTGGCGAAGCCGGACTACCCCTACCTCCGTATCCTTCGACAGCTCGAAGACCACACCCAGTGGAAGCGAGATCAGGGAGCGCTCGCCAACAAGGCCGTCACGGACCGCATGAACCAGGGCATCAACCAGGCGCTGGCCTCGAAGACGCGCGGACTCCGGTTCAACATCGACGTGAAGAAGATTCGCGGGCGATTGAGTGGCGTGCCGGGTGAATTCAAGCGGACGGTCGAATTCGGTGTTCCCAATTCGAGCAGTGGGGCAACCCCGATTACCGATACAGCCCTGGCGAAGTACGTTCGTATCCTCGAATCCGTCAGAGATGACATTCAGAAGCTGGAAGACCAGAATCCGAATGCCGACGCTCGGTTCATCGCCGAGAAGCTCGTCGACGCGATCCGTCAGGCCGAGGCGCTGCTGCAGCCGTTCGACGAAAAAGCGAGGACGATGCTCCGGCCGCTGCTCATCAATCCCCTCCTCATTGCAGCGGCCCGACTGCCGCCGCTCAATGCCATCTCTCGCGTTCAGATGAAGTAG